One Triticum dicoccoides isolate Atlit2015 ecotype Zavitan chromosome 5B, WEW_v2.0, whole genome shotgun sequence genomic window carries:
- the LOC119308130 gene encoding uncharacterized protein LOC119308130 yields MGRRGGRGGGGVGGRGRRDERPGGGRDVRGMRYRRPDDMGIRDRRPENRPHCSAGRSPSPGYRPRRSPRSRSPSPGYRPRHSPRGPSPHHRLRRSRSPDHRGRRSRDDDGELNLPRRGQGDYGREPFHQERDRCSPRASHDGRGDRGSRASYVGRSERGPNRNFDSRGDCVTSGRYDAPPDYMLPEHPYDQGRAAKNASDFFGGPGDRSINNEDGFYGDDAMKLRVSSTGLGRSSSMYLDSRSPPPPPPTISLAPRTVYPSAPLRETGFLTGSSMVKGGESLGAGSTRLPQDDTRFHYHDHLPGPYVGNREIERLGPSRDVLSDRDQELDRLYSSRGVYGSDITPSMQLKRYAGSSPSVLAKDSPYRVHGGGYEPSNGYTMDNISKPGSLGHGSGQVHRFSESSLEHLSGHDDKISLDITSQTHSKYPPTTASMEYDADGYGRRGPENDTYFAFENFRGNCSQDSRSSPRHTLVSSPLADRKDERSNAQVRLSRRMGEDAEYNTYHNYHRDTPTGYPKPTNAHVRYSHSPETYPLELARQPVRQREFASLENGCQSSHLEVSPVAYRRGSWGAAYSTRDMDMYQADGPLGQEYYNDEIGLEHYNDEIDPYDLSPEKLSRRSCDIIDDEDGYDARYDMSSSRNVFSRIALPDNMNDEWIEDEEGNHPHPNGLAHGRSKYKPMSQRLSRPIVQPQIGGSAMLGRGRGGGWTKSAKKRLRVGLPQFHGGYTSERNESVRPNKFTKLSEDNQKRTEPDYEDAPDEEDLSVQKDPPEGSEEFSKQVHQAFLKFSKILNESPTVQKRYREAPKGSLSCRVCGSVARKFPDIDALMSHAYDTHKAGLKTKHLGFHKALCVLMGWNWHVAPDTSKAYQSVPAEEVNAMKRDLMVWPPVVLIHNSSITNKAKVAEAKIVTIEEIEGVLADIGVACDKAKITQGRPANQSVFVVKFLPTISGFQEAMRIHDHFSSENHGKEELHQILCEKGKSSVPADKLEELLYAHIALAEDLGYLDDETKKRCVVRSKNDIEARADATLNLDS; encoded by the exons ATGGGACGCCGGGgcggacgaggaggtggaggggtgggagggcgcggACGAAGGGACGAACGGCCAGGAGGTGGTCGTGACGTCAGGGGCATGCGCTATCGCCGCCCTGACGACATGGGTATACGGGACCGCAGGCCCGAAAACCGCCCCCACTGCAGCGCTGGTCGCAGCCCCTCCCCGGGCTACCGCCCTCGCCGCAGTCCTCGCAGCCGCAGCCCCTCCCCGGGCTACCGTCCTCGACACAGTCCTCGCGGCCCCTCCCCGCACCACCGCTTGCGCCGCAGCCGTTCTCCGGACCACCGCGGAAGGCGCTCGAGGGATGACGACGGCGAACTTAACCTGCCCCGCCGTGGGCAAGGGGACTACGGGAGGGAACCCTTTCACCAGGAGCGCGATCGCTGCAGCCCAAGAGCAAGCCATGATGGTCGCGGCGACCGCGGTTCAAGAGCAAGCTATGTCGGTCGCAGCGAGCGTGGCCCGAACAGGAACTTTGACAGTCGTGGCGACTGTGTGACTAGCGGGAGGTATGATGCTCCACCGGACTACATGCTCCCAGAACATCCATACGACCAGGGGCGTGCTGCCAAGAATGCAAGTGACTTCTTTGGAGGCCCTGGTGACCGGAGCATTAACAATGAGGATGGATTTTATGGGGACGATGCCATGAAACTCAGAGTTAGTTCCACGGGATTGGGAAGGAGTAGCTCAATGTACCTGGACAGCAGGTCGCCTCCGCCCCCACCACCTACAATTTCATTGGCTCCTAGGACAGTGTACCCTTCGGCGCCACTTAGAGAGACTGGATTCCTCACAGGGAGTTCAATGGTGAAAGGTGGGGAGAGCCTTGGCGCTGGAAGTACCCGGTTGCCTCAGGATGACACCAGGTTTCACTACCATGACCATTTGCCTGGCCCATATGTTGGGAACAGAGAAATTGAAAGGCTTGGCCCTAGTAGAGATGTGCTTAGTGACAGGGATCAAGAATTGGATAGGCTTTACTCTAGTAGGGGCGTGTATGGTTCGGACATCACACCATCTATGCAGTTGAAGCGATATGCTGGTTCTTCACCATCTGTACTTGCCAAGGACAGCCCATACCGAGTGCATGGTGGAGGTTATGAGCCAAGCAATGGCTATACCATGGATAACATAAGCAAACCAGGTTCCTTGGGACATGGGAGTGGTCAGGTTCACAGGTTCTCAGAAAGTTCACTAGAGCACCTCAGTGGTCACGACGACAAGATATCACTGGACATCACAAGTCAAACACACTCTAAGTATCCACCAACAACTGCATCCATGGAATATGATGCAGATGGATATGGCAGAAGGGGTCCAGAAAATGACACATATTTTGCTTTTGAGAACTTCCGTGGAAATTGCTCACAGGATTCAAGGTCTAGCCCCAGGCACACATTGGTCTCATCTCCTTTGGCAGATCGCAAGGATGAAAGGAGTAATGCACAAGTGAGACTATCCCGCAGGATGGGAGAGGATGCAGAATACAACACATATCATAATTATCATAGAGATACACCCACAGGTTATCCCAAGCCAACGAATGCTCATGTACGCTACTCACACTCTCCTGAAACTTACCCTCTTGAACTTGCAAGGCAACCAGTTCGACAACGTGAGTTTGCTTCATTGGAGAATGGCTGTCAGTCAAGTCATCTGGAAGTTTCTCCCGTGGCTTATAGAAGAGGATCATGGGGAGCTGCATATAGTACTCGTGATATGGATATGTACCAAGCTGATGGCCCACTAGGACAAGAGTATTACAATGATGAAATTGGACTAGAGCATTACAATGATGAGATTGATCCATATGACCTATCCCCTGAGAAATTGTCAAGAAGAAGTTGTGATATCATTGACGATGAAGATGGATATGACGCAAGATATGATATGTCATCGAGTCGTAATGTTTTCTCAAGAATTGCTTTGCCAGACAACATGAATGATGAATGGATTGAGGATGAAGAAGGTAATCATCCTCATCCTAACGGGTTGGCTCATGGGCGCTCGAAATATAAGCCTATGTCTCAGAGGCTGTCCAGACCTATAGTCCAGCCACAAATTGGGGGATCTGCCATGCTtggaagaggaagagggggaggATGGACCAAAAGTGCGAAAAAGAGACTGAGAGTCGGTCTTCCTCAATTCCATGGTGGATATACATCAGAGAGAAATGAATCTGTTCGGCCAAACAAATTTACAAAGCTGTCAGAAGATAATCAGAAACGCACCGAACCAGACTACGAGGATGCACCTGATGAAGAGGATCTTTCTGTGCAGAAAGATCCACCAGAAGGTTCAGAAGAATTCAGTAAACAGGTTCACCAGGCCTTCCTCAAGTTCTCAAAGATATTAAACGAGAGCCCGACCGTGCAGAAGAGATACCGTGAGGCACCAAAAGGATCTTTATCTTGCCGTGTATGTGGCAG TGTCGCAAGGAAGTTTCCAGACATTGATGCCTTGATGTCACATGCTTACGATACACACAAAGCGGGTTTGAAAACAAAGCATTTAGGTTTTCACAAGGCACTCTGTGTTCTGATGGGGTGGAATTGGCATGTTGCTCCAGACACTTCTAAAGCCTATCAGTCTGTTCCCGCTGAGGAAGTAAATGCCATGAAGAGAGATCTGATGGTATGGCCTCCAGTTGTCCTGATACACAACAGCTCTATCACAAACAAGGCAAAGGTCGCTGAAGCAAAGATTGTGACAATAGAAGAAATCGAAGGTGTACTTGCAG ATATTGGTGTTGCATGTGACAAGGCAAAGATAACCCAGGGAAGACCAGCCAATCAGAGTGTGTTTGTGGTCAAGTTCCTACCAACAATATCTGGATTTCAGGAAGCAATGAGAATTCACGATCATTTCAGCTCTGAGAACCACGGCAAGGAAGAACTCCATCAGATACTATGCGAGAAAGGTAAGAGTTCAGTTCCTGCTGACAAACTCGAAGAGCTGCTGTATGCACATATTGCACTGGCTGAAGATCTCGGGTACCTGGACGACGAGACAAAGAAGAGATGCGTCGTCAGGAGCAAGAACGATATCGAGGCCAGGGCAGATGCCACACTGAACTTGGACTCGTGA